In the genome of Nitrospira japonica, one region contains:
- a CDS encoding glutathione S-transferase N-terminal domain-containing protein encodes MALTLYHVDWCPECDVVRRKLAEAGLAYEGVIVPDVRPFRKQVYEVSGQYYVPVLKDGDTVLTETDEILAYIERKAEADRLAQR; translated from the coding sequence ATGGCTCTGACGCTCTATCACGTGGACTGGTGCCCGGAATGTGACGTGGTGCGGCGCAAGCTGGCAGAGGCCGGTCTGGCCTATGAAGGCGTCATCGTCCCCGATGTGCGGCCGTTCCGCAAGCAGGTCTACGAGGTGTCCGGACAATATTATGTGCCGGTCTTGAAGGACGGCGACACCGTACTGACCGAAACCGACGAGATTCTGGCCTATATCGAGCGCAAAGCGGAGGCCGATCGTCTGGCCCAACGCTGA
- a CDS encoding KamA family radical SAM protein: MEEWRQILADSIVKPKDLADRFGLDAKEIEEIVGPYPMRITPTVLNTIRAKGDAIWRQVVPDAAELADIDAEDDPLEEDLMSPVPHLVHRYPDRVLLMVTNQCPIYCRFCTRKRLVGKPGFLKKGELDRAIAYLRAHSEVRDVILSGGDPLLLPDHLLERILKALRTIPHLELVRIGSRVPGTLPERITPALCEIVKKYHPIYMNLHFNHPDELTPEVKAACGRLADAGVPLGAQTVLLKDVNDDPEIMRRLMHQLLLARVKPYYLYQADLTKGTNHFRTKVETGLNIIKALQGHTSGMAVPHFVIDAPGGGGKIPLLPDDYLVRMNDDEAVLRNYENKRFSYPQSKATGGRELPMVGARASYQDDADAFPSYGDSYPDRDGYAAWGNSCGGDMDD; the protein is encoded by the coding sequence ATGGAGGAGTGGAGACAAATCCTCGCCGACAGCATCGTCAAGCCTAAAGATCTCGCAGATCGCTTCGGCCTCGATGCCAAGGAGATCGAAGAGATCGTCGGCCCGTATCCCATGCGGATCACGCCCACGGTCCTGAACACCATCCGGGCAAAGGGCGATGCAATCTGGAGGCAGGTCGTCCCGGACGCGGCCGAGCTGGCCGACATCGATGCGGAGGACGACCCGCTCGAGGAAGACCTGATGAGTCCGGTGCCCCATCTGGTGCACCGGTACCCGGACCGCGTCCTCTTGATGGTGACGAATCAGTGTCCGATCTATTGCCGCTTCTGTACGCGCAAGCGCCTCGTCGGCAAACCCGGTTTTCTCAAGAAGGGCGAGCTGGATCGGGCCATCGCCTATCTGCGGGCTCATTCGGAAGTACGGGACGTCATCCTCTCCGGCGGCGATCCGTTGCTGTTGCCCGACCATCTGCTCGAACGCATCCTGAAAGCGCTCCGGACGATCCCGCACCTGGAATTGGTCCGCATCGGTTCCCGCGTGCCGGGCACGCTGCCCGAACGGATCACGCCGGCCCTCTGCGAGATCGTGAAAAAATACCACCCGATCTATATGAATCTGCACTTCAACCATCCCGATGAGTTGACTCCCGAGGTGAAAGCGGCCTGCGGCCGCCTGGCTGACGCGGGTGTTCCTCTCGGCGCGCAGACCGTGCTCTTGAAAGACGTCAATGATGATCCTGAAATCATGCGGCGGCTGATGCATCAATTGCTGCTGGCCCGGGTGAAGCCGTACTATCTCTACCAGGCGGACTTGACCAAGGGCACGAATCATTTCCGCACGAAGGTCGAAACAGGGTTGAACATCATCAAGGCGCTGCAGGGTCACACCAGCGGAATGGCCGTCCCGCACTTCGTGATCGACGCACCGGGAGGGGGCGGAAAAATTCCGCTGCTGCCGGACGACTACCTGGTCCGCATGAACGATGACGAAGCCGTGCTGCGCAACTACGAGAACAAACGGTTCAGCTATCCTCAGTCGAAAGCGACGGGCGGCCGCGAATTGCCGATGGTCGGCGCACGCGCCTCCTATCAGGACGACGCCGACGCCTTCCCCTCCTATGGCGACAGCTATCCCGATCGCGACGGCTATGCCGCCTGGGGCAACAGCTGCGGCGGAGACATGGACGACTGA
- a CDS encoding 2'-deoxycytidine 5'-triphosphate deaminase has product MAAAPAQGILPYQQITRLIAGGSITAPVAIEDRQIQPASLDLRLGKKAYRLISSFLPELSPISSRLDVMDFYHSDLVMYEMDLSGGAILEKGHVYLVPLLESLQLPKTLRARANPKSTTGRLDVFTRIVTDLNTGFDEIRAGYHGPLFLEVVPRSFAIKVKTGQSLNQIRFIRGEATAPDAALERLHRQEPLLYHNAPKRKAVSAKEFRTDHGLFLRIDLKGEERTGNAVIGYRAKKNSHVIDLSKVGYYAAADFWEPLYRHRQDSLLLEPEEFYILASKERICVPPDYAAEMVAYEAACGELRTHYAGFFDPGFGYGADGEIAGTQVVLEVRPHDVPFLIHDGQTFFKVIYDRMLDVPSRLYGVGLGSSYQRQALTLSKHFKI; this is encoded by the coding sequence ATGGCTGCCGCTCCGGCTCAGGGCATCCTGCCCTATCAACAAATCACCCGATTGATCGCCGGAGGAAGCATCACCGCCCCCGTTGCGATCGAAGACCGGCAGATCCAACCGGCCAGCCTCGACCTCCGCCTCGGCAAGAAAGCCTATCGGTTGATCAGCAGCTTTCTGCCCGAGCTGTCGCCCATTTCCAGCCGGCTCGACGTGATGGACTTTTATCACTCCGACCTCGTGATGTACGAAATGGACCTGAGCGGTGGCGCGATCCTCGAGAAAGGCCATGTTTACCTCGTGCCGCTGCTGGAATCCCTCCAGCTGCCGAAGACGCTGCGGGCGCGGGCCAACCCGAAGAGCACCACCGGCCGGCTCGACGTGTTCACGCGCATCGTCACCGATCTCAACACCGGATTCGACGAGATCCGTGCCGGCTATCACGGCCCCTTGTTTCTCGAGGTCGTACCCCGTTCGTTCGCGATCAAGGTGAAGACCGGCCAGAGCCTCAACCAAATCCGTTTCATCCGCGGCGAGGCCACCGCCCCCGACGCGGCGCTCGAGCGCCTGCACCGGCAGGAGCCGCTGCTCTATCACAACGCGCCCAAACGCAAGGCCGTGTCGGCCAAGGAATTCCGTACCGATCACGGTCTGTTCCTTCGCATCGATCTCAAGGGAGAGGAGCGAACCGGCAACGCCGTCATCGGCTACCGGGCGAAAAAGAACAGCCACGTCATCGACCTTTCCAAAGTCGGCTATTACGCGGCAGCGGATTTCTGGGAGCCCCTGTACCGGCATCGCCAGGACAGCCTGTTGTTGGAGCCGGAAGAGTTCTACATTTTGGCTTCCAAAGAACGCATCTGCGTTCCGCCGGACTATGCGGCAGAAATGGTGGCCTACGAGGCGGCTTGCGGAGAACTGCGCACCCATTACGCGGGTTTCTTCGATCCGGGATTCGGATACGGGGCGGACGGCGAGATCGCCGGCACGCAAGTGGTGTTGGAGGTGCGGCCCCACGATGTCCCGTTCCTGATTCACGACGGCCAGACCTTCTTCAAGGTCATCTATGATCGCATGCTCGACGTGCCGAGCCGCCTGTACGGCGTCGGCCTGGGCTCGTCCTATCAGCGGCAGGCGCTCACGCTCAGCAAACATTTCAAGATATAA